From a region of the Burkholderia sp. PAMC 26561 genome:
- a CDS encoding aromatic ring-hydroxylating oxygenase subunit alpha, whose translation MLVTRQKVLRRFWYAIMPVSDLDDGPKPFTLLGVGIVLWKGAGGKPHALRDRCCHRTAKLSKGFVDGDGNIACGYHGWTYDCTGQCVKIPQNAGGEIPSRAIVESFRCEERYGYAWVALEEPLQPIPEFPEEFTPGYRRIMQFYEQWNTSPLRMMENSFDNSHFSFVHKSNFGLFNSPQPSKYEFRPNEWGFEAETHVPIRNPQASFRITGTTDDVTERHLVNRWFMPFSRRFGCMYPASGVHHIIYNCATPIDDKTMMLVQWLYRNDSEEACSTQELIDWDRPITDEDREILEATDYDACTDIRRQQECHMASDQPGLLMRRMLLKLLEEHGEREVFRIATEE comes from the coding sequence ATGCTGGTTACACGTCAAAAAGTCCTGCGCCGCTTCTGGTACGCAATCATGCCCGTGTCGGATCTCGACGATGGCCCCAAGCCGTTCACGCTGCTGGGCGTCGGCATCGTGCTGTGGAAGGGCGCGGGCGGCAAACCTCACGCGTTGCGCGACCGGTGCTGTCATAGAACCGCCAAGCTCTCGAAAGGCTTCGTTGACGGCGATGGCAACATCGCGTGCGGTTATCACGGATGGACCTACGACTGCACGGGGCAATGCGTGAAGATCCCGCAGAACGCGGGCGGCGAGATTCCGTCGCGGGCGATCGTGGAGTCGTTCAGGTGCGAGGAGCGTTACGGTTACGCGTGGGTTGCGCTCGAAGAGCCGCTGCAACCCATTCCCGAGTTTCCGGAGGAGTTCACGCCGGGCTACAGACGCATCATGCAATTCTACGAGCAGTGGAACACGAGCCCGCTGCGCATGATGGAAAACTCTTTCGACAATTCGCATTTCAGCTTCGTGCATAAATCGAACTTCGGTCTTTTCAATAGTCCGCAACCGTCGAAGTATGAATTTCGCCCCAACGAATGGGGCTTCGAAGCGGAAACGCATGTGCCCATTCGCAATCCGCAGGCGAGTTTCCGCATCACGGGCACGACCGACGACGTCACCGAACGCCACCTCGTGAACCGGTGGTTCATGCCGTTTTCGCGGCGCTTCGGCTGCATGTATCCGGCAAGCGGCGTGCATCACATCATCTACAACTGCGCGACGCCTATCGACGATAAAACCATGATGCTCGTGCAATGGCTCTACCGCAACGACAGCGAGGAGGCGTGCTCGACACAGGAGCTGATCGACTGGGATCGTCCCATCACCGACGAAGACCGCGAGATTCTCGAGGCAACTGACTATGACGCGTGTACCGACATACGTCGTCAACAGGAGTGCCACATGGCGTCGGATCAACCTGGTCTGCTGATGCGCCGGATGTTGCTTAAGCTGCTCGAAGAGCACGGCGAGCGCGAAGTGTTTCGCATTGCAACGGAGGAGTGA
- a CDS encoding LacI family DNA-binding transcriptional regulator has product MAKVSTIRDVAELADVSKATVSRYLNGSLVLPPDTAKRVDDAVLALNYRQNSLARRLSLGSSETIGLAMPEVANPFFAELADAVEEAASASGYGLALCITRNKLEREALYLSWLDTRHLDGLIFATNRPDDGSLRKLMGERANIVLVDEDVPGADVPRVFVDNIEGGYQATRHLLDAGHKRIAHVTGPEALFTVQERLAGYKRALAEAQVRFDPKLVHFGSYGRAFGREIGTKLVTSAKPPTALFATSDYIAVGVLDALRERALSVPDYMSIVGFDDMEFANLLMPAITTVRQSAAELGRTSVALLVSMLTGNVTSDPAIHRLPVRLIERASVAPPRAGS; this is encoded by the coding sequence GTGGCAAAAGTCTCTACCATTCGCGATGTTGCCGAACTGGCGGATGTGTCGAAAGCGACCGTCTCGCGCTACCTGAACGGCAGCCTCGTGCTGCCGCCTGACACGGCCAAACGCGTCGATGACGCCGTGCTCGCGCTCAACTATCGCCAGAACAGTCTCGCCCGGCGGCTCAGCCTTGGAAGCAGCGAGACCATCGGCCTCGCCATGCCGGAAGTCGCCAATCCATTCTTCGCCGAACTTGCCGACGCCGTCGAGGAAGCCGCCTCAGCCAGCGGTTATGGCCTCGCGCTCTGCATCACGCGCAACAAGCTCGAACGCGAGGCGCTTTATTTGAGCTGGCTCGACACGCGTCATCTCGACGGCCTGATCTTCGCGACGAACCGACCGGACGATGGGTCATTGCGAAAGCTCATGGGCGAGCGCGCTAACATCGTGCTGGTGGACGAGGACGTGCCGGGCGCGGACGTGCCGCGTGTTTTCGTCGATAACATCGAGGGCGGTTATCAGGCCACCCGCCATCTGCTCGATGCCGGCCACAAGCGGATCGCGCACGTGACCGGTCCCGAAGCGCTCTTCACGGTGCAGGAACGGCTCGCGGGTTACAAGCGCGCACTCGCCGAAGCACAGGTCCGCTTCGATCCGAAGCTCGTCCACTTCGGCTCGTACGGTCGCGCCTTCGGGCGCGAAATCGGCACGAAACTCGTCACGAGCGCAAAGCCACCGACCGCGCTGTTCGCGACCAGCGACTACATTGCGGTCGGCGTGCTCGATGCGCTGCGCGAACGCGCGCTGAGCGTGCCGGACTACATGTCGATAGTCGGATTCGACGACATGGAGTTCGCCAACCTCCTCATGCCCGCCATCACCACGGTGCGCCAGTCGGCCGCCGAACTCGGGCGAACGAGCGTGGCGCTGCTGGTATCGATGCTCACGGGCAACGTGACGTCCGACCCTGCCATACATCGCCTGCCGGTGCGCCTGATCGAACGCGCGTCGGTTGCGCCGCCGCGCGCCGGGTCATGA
- a CDS encoding ABC transporter ATP-binding protein, with amino-acid sequence MNANSPDAAAALSVQRVDKIYANGTVALEDARLTIPQGDFVSLLGPSGCGKSTLLKMFAGIETPTHGHMRWWGQPFDTVGSAGRRMSMVFQEATLMPWASIADNVRLPLDLAGVPRRDADARVADALANVGLENFGKVRPRELSGGMQMRASLARALVTEPDLLLLDEPFGALDEFTRNKLDSDLRTLWKKRGMTVVFVTHSIYESVYLSERVVVMQARPGRVIAEVAIDGAAERDDAYRVSAPFMQHCKTLSDLISDAHHTSLGAH; translated from the coding sequence ATGAACGCCAATTCCCCTGATGCCGCCGCTGCGCTTTCGGTGCAGCGCGTCGACAAGATCTATGCAAACGGCACGGTTGCACTGGAAGATGCGCGGCTGACGATTCCTCAAGGCGATTTCGTCTCGCTGCTCGGGCCGTCGGGCTGCGGCAAAAGCACGTTGCTGAAGATGTTCGCGGGTATCGAGACGCCGACGCACGGACACATGCGCTGGTGGGGCCAGCCTTTCGATACGGTCGGCTCAGCCGGTCGCCGCATGTCGATGGTCTTCCAGGAAGCGACATTGATGCCGTGGGCGAGCATTGCGGATAACGTGCGTTTGCCGCTGGATCTTGCGGGCGTTCCAAGGCGTGACGCCGATGCGCGTGTTGCCGACGCACTCGCGAACGTCGGCCTGGAAAATTTCGGCAAGGTGCGGCCGCGCGAGTTGTCCGGCGGCATGCAGATGCGTGCTTCGCTCGCGCGTGCGCTTGTGACCGAACCCGATTTGCTGCTCCTCGATGAACCCTTCGGCGCGCTCGATGAATTTACGCGCAACAAGCTCGACAGCGATCTGCGTACGTTGTGGAAAAAGCGCGGCATGACGGTCGTGTTCGTCACGCACAGCATTTACGAGTCGGTGTATTTGTCGGAGCGCGTGGTCGTGATGCAGGCGCGGCCGGGGAGGGTGATTGCGGAGGTGGCGATCGACGGGGCCGCGGAGCGCGACGATGCGTATCGCGTGTCCGCGCCTTTCATGCAGCATTGCAAGACGCTCTCCGATCTCATCAGCGATGCACATCACACCTCTCTAGGGGCGCACTGA
- a CDS encoding ABC transporter substrate-binding protein, with the protein MRVLRRFFHLSVLVLSVILVSPVHAADSVTVLTSWYAQAEHGGFYQALATGLYKQAGLDVTIKMGGPQVNGMQLLVGGQADFILGYDFQVLSSVEAGIPVTTVAASFQFDPQGMLVHDDVKNLADLKGKTILVAGAGRTSWWPWLKSRYGYTDSQTRPYTFNLQPFFVDPNVAMQAYPSSETFQADQAHVKTHFFLFADDGYPPYNTTIVGLRKTLADRPDVTARFVKASMEGWKSYLANPAPGNALIKKDNPEMTDAQLAFGVAQLKKLKLVTGGDAGTLGIGAMTDARWKKTYDYMVGAKLLKASTDYKSAYTLQYIQTAKVMP; encoded by the coding sequence ATGCGTGTTCTACGTCGCTTCTTTCATCTTTCAGTGCTTGTTTTAAGCGTTATTCTTGTTTCCCCTGTTCACGCCGCCGATTCCGTCACCGTGCTCACAAGCTGGTACGCGCAAGCCGAGCACGGCGGTTTTTATCAGGCGCTGGCTACCGGGCTTTACAAACAGGCCGGCCTCGATGTCACGATCAAGATGGGCGGTCCGCAAGTGAACGGCATGCAATTGCTCGTTGGCGGACAGGCGGATTTCATCCTTGGCTATGACTTCCAGGTCCTGTCCAGCGTGGAGGCGGGGATTCCAGTCACGACCGTGGCGGCATCGTTTCAATTCGATCCGCAGGGCATGCTCGTTCACGATGATGTGAAGAACCTCGCCGATCTGAAGGGCAAGACGATCCTGGTCGCGGGCGCGGGCAGGACAAGCTGGTGGCCGTGGCTCAAGTCCAGATACGGATATACCGACAGCCAGACGCGCCCTTACACGTTCAACCTGCAACCGTTCTTTGTAGATCCGAATGTCGCGATGCAGGCGTATCCGTCATCGGAGACATTCCAGGCGGATCAGGCGCACGTGAAGACCCACTTCTTCCTCTTTGCCGACGACGGTTATCCGCCCTACAACACGACCATCGTCGGCTTGCGCAAGACGCTCGCCGACCGGCCCGACGTGACTGCGCGTTTCGTGAAGGCATCGATGGAAGGCTGGAAAAGTTACCTCGCCAATCCGGCTCCGGGCAACGCGCTGATCAAGAAGGACAACCCCGAGATGACCGATGCGCAGCTCGCGTTCGGCGTGGCGCAACTGAAGAAACTCAAGCTCGTGACAGGGGGCGACGCAGGCACGCTCGGCATAGGCGCGATGACCGATGCCCGCTGGAAGAAGACCTACGACTACATGGTCGGCGCGAAGCTTCTCAAGGCCAGTACCGACTACAAGAGCGCCTACACGCTGCAGTACATCCAGACCGCCAAGGTCATGCCGTAA
- a CDS encoding amidohydrolase family protein, producing MSILIRNAAAIMTGGAGSPDDPSRAAGPDIRIEGETIQAIGALVPHASETVIDATDCVVYPAWVNTHHHLFQSLLKGDTAGLNASLTPWLAATPYRFRASFDEKRFRLAARIGMIELMRSGCTTVADHNYVYYPGMPFDSSAILFDEAEKLGLRFVLLRGGATKTRQLEAELPSALRPESIDSYIADIERLAATYHDASPRAMRRVVMAPTTVLYSISPAEMRQTAAVARRLGLRLHSHLSETVSYQDSAHAMHACSPVAFCGEHDWLGSDVWYAHLVKLDADEIAMLAQTRTGVAHCPQSNGRLGSGIAPIREMADAGVPVSIGVDGAASNEAADMISEVHMAWLAQRARRGMAAQAVYRGGSFEGGADAATVDEVVHWGTAGGANVLGLPEVGRIAVGFSADVAVYRLDDPRYFGLHDPAIGPVASGGRPSLAALFSAGMQVVRDDVIEGVDLQELRRESMSAVKAMLAEVG from the coding sequence ATGAGTATCCTGATTCGAAATGCAGCGGCCATCATGACCGGTGGCGCAGGCAGCCCCGACGATCCGTCGCGTGCGGCAGGCCCCGATATCCGCATTGAAGGCGAGACTATCCAGGCAATCGGCGCGCTCGTGCCGCATGCCAGTGAGACGGTGATCGACGCTACCGATTGCGTGGTTTATCCGGCATGGGTCAACACCCATCATCATCTGTTTCAGTCCTTGCTCAAGGGTGATACGGCCGGGCTCAACGCATCGCTGACCCCGTGGCTTGCAGCAACGCCGTATCGCTTCCGTGCATCGTTCGACGAAAAACGGTTCCGTCTCGCGGCGCGCATCGGGATGATCGAGTTGATGCGCTCGGGCTGCACGACGGTCGCCGATCACAACTACGTGTATTACCCGGGCATGCCGTTCGACAGTTCCGCCATTCTCTTCGATGAAGCCGAAAAGCTCGGCTTGCGTTTCGTGCTGCTGCGCGGCGGCGCGACAAAAACGCGGCAACTGGAAGCCGAGTTGCCGAGCGCGTTGCGGCCTGAATCCATCGATTCGTATATTGCGGATATCGAGCGGCTTGCGGCGACTTATCACGATGCATCGCCGCGGGCGATGCGCCGCGTCGTGATGGCGCCGACCACGGTTTTGTATTCCATCTCCCCGGCCGAGATGCGGCAGACCGCGGCGGTTGCCCGGCGGCTCGGGTTGCGTTTGCACAGTCATCTATCGGAGACCGTGTCGTATCAGGACAGCGCGCATGCCATGCACGCATGTTCGCCGGTTGCGTTTTGCGGCGAGCACGATTGGCTTGGCAGCGATGTCTGGTACGCACATCTCGTGAAGCTCGATGCCGATGAAATCGCGATGCTCGCGCAAACGCGCACGGGCGTGGCGCATTGTCCGCAATCGAATGGACGTCTGGGCAGCGGCATCGCGCCGATCCGCGAGATGGCGGATGCAGGCGTGCCGGTGTCCATCGGCGTGGACGGTGCGGCATCGAATGAAGCTGCCGATATGATTTCAGAGGTCCACATGGCGTGGCTCGCGCAACGGGCGCGGCGCGGGATGGCGGCGCAGGCGGTTTATCGGGGTGGGAGTTTTGAGGGTGGCGCCGATGCCGCGACGGTGGATGAAGTGGTGCACTGGGGCACGGCGGGTGGAGCGAACGTGCTGGGTTTGCCGGAGGTCGGTCGGATTGCAGTGGGATTTTCGGCGGATGTGGCGGTGTATCGGCTGGACGATCCGCGTTACTTCGGCCTGCACGATCCGGCGATAGGGCCGGTTGCATCGGGCGGACGGCCGTCGTTGGCGGCGTTGTTTTCGGCGGGTATGCAGGTCGTTAGAGATGATGTTATCGAAGGCGTCGACTTGCAGGAATTGCGGCGGGAATCGATGAGCGCGGTCAAGGCGATGTTGGCGGAGGTGGGGTAA
- a CDS encoding ABC transporter permease translates to MKRLSKVERRPLLHRPGAMKAAAPWFVGIVMLLLWEGWCALFKVPVYLVPAPHDIAIQLLKDGPMLLAALAATLKITLLAFALATVIGVTIALLFVQSPLIEASFFPYAILLQVTPIVAIAPLIIIWVKDTTFALVICATLVALFPIISNTALGLRSVNPGLINLFRINRATRWQTLVRLRIPSALPYFFGGLRISSGLSLIGAVVAEFVAGTGGSGAGLAYQILQAGFQLNIPRLFAALFLITVTGVVLFGITAWVSRIGLRGWHESEL, encoded by the coding sequence ATGAAACGGTTATCGAAGGTCGAGAGGCGGCCGCTCTTGCATCGTCCCGGGGCAATGAAAGCCGCAGCGCCCTGGTTCGTCGGCATTGTGATGTTGCTGTTATGGGAAGGCTGGTGCGCGTTGTTCAAAGTGCCGGTTTATCTCGTACCCGCGCCGCACGACATTGCAATCCAGTTGCTGAAAGACGGCCCGATGCTGCTCGCGGCGCTGGCTGCAACGCTCAAGATCACGTTGCTCGCGTTCGCGCTTGCAACCGTGATTGGCGTGACGATTGCGTTGCTGTTCGTGCAGAGTCCATTGATCGAAGCGAGTTTTTTCCCGTACGCGATTCTTTTGCAAGTCACGCCGATCGTCGCGATTGCGCCGCTCATCATCATCTGGGTGAAGGACACCACCTTCGCACTCGTGATCTGCGCTACGCTCGTGGCCCTGTTCCCGATCATCTCGAACACGGCGCTCGGGTTGCGTAGCGTGAACCCGGGGCTGATCAACCTGTTTCGCATCAATCGCGCGACACGTTGGCAGACGCTCGTGCGCCTGCGCATTCCGAGTGCGCTGCCGTATTTCTTCGGTGGCTTGCGCATATCGAGCGGGTTGTCGCTGATCGGCGCGGTGGTGGCCGAGTTCGTGGCCGGCACGGGCGGCAGCGGCGCGGGGCTTGCTTATCAGATCCTGCAAGCGGGTTTTCAGTTGAACATTCCGCGGCTCTTTGCTGCGTTGTTCCTGATTACGGTAACAGGCGTGGTGCTGTTTGGCATCACCGCATGGGTGTCGCGCATCGGTTTGCGCGGCTGGCACGAAAGCGAACTGTGA